The following proteins come from a genomic window of Carassius auratus strain Wakin chromosome 18, ASM336829v1, whole genome shotgun sequence:
- the LOC113118648 gene encoding matrix metalloproteinase-23 — MLWVCSCALLLLLENAVTAPAWRKATVASIVVNKACVQTAAAVEERSHPGQVRSKRYAINPLGYKWEHFNITYKITKFPNTLNKDDTRKAISIAFTKWSDVSPLTFTEITNPNKSADITIGFYTYNHTDCWWSPLHPCFDGLNGELAHAFLPPRGEIHFDNHEFWILGKSRFSWKQGVWLNDLVQVAAHEIGHALGLWHSRDPNALMHPNATYTGQRNIAQDDIWGIQRLYGCMDKKRVCDPWARLGFCERRRSFMKKNCPLRCDLCYEPLDAVSTPTPPPENVKIKTVPRGKVVGFRCGTKNTRVPPKVSWYKDGEQLLTSIPGYIVIKDRDLRLVANEFNEGTYTCRIHRRGNVVSANSWAIRLKPEQSFNNS; from the exons GTGGCTAGTATAGTAGTGAATAAAGCGTGTGTGCAGACAGCAGCAGCTGTAGAAGAGAGATCTCATCCAGGTCAGGTCCGATCCAAGCGCTATGCCATCAACCCACTGGGATACAAGTGGGAGCATTTCAACATCACCTACAA GATCACAAAGTTCCCCAACACACTGAATAAAGATGACACCCGCAAAGCTATCAGCATCGCCTTCACGAAATGGAGCGATGTTTCTCCTCTGACTTTCACTGAGATCACCAACCCCAACAAAAGTGCTGACATCACTATAG GCTTCTACACGTACAATCACACAGATTGTTGGTGGTCTCCTCTGCACCCGTGTTTTGACGGGCTGAACGGTGAGCTGGCCCACGCCTTCCTTCCCCCACGAGGAGAGATTCACTTTGACAACCATGAATTCTGGATTCTGGGCAAATCCCGCTTCAGCTGGAAACAAG GTGTGTGGCTGAATGACCTGGTCCAGGTCGCTGCTCATGAAATCGGTCACGCTTTAGGCCTCTGGCATTCACGGGACCCGAATGCATTGATGCACCCTAATGCAACGTACACGggtcagaggaacatcgctcaagATGATATCTGGGGCATCCAGCGCCTTTACG GATGCATGGACAAGAAGCGAGTGTGTGATCCTTGGGCGCGCTTGGGTTTCTGTGAGAGGAGGCGGAGCTTCATGAAGAAGAACTGCCCGCTGCGCTGTGACCTGTGCTACG AGCCTCTGGACGCTGTGTCTACACCGACTCCTCCTCCTGAAAATGTGAAGATCAAAACTGTGCCTCGTGGAAAAGTTGTGGGCTTCCGCTGTGGGACAAAAAACACCAGAGTGCCTCCAAAAGTCAG CTGGTATAAAGACGGGGAGCAGTTGCTGACATCCATTCCTGGCTATATTGTAATTAAGGATCGAGACCTGCGGCTCGTGGCCAATGAATTCAATGAAGGCACGTACACCTGCCGCATCCATCGGCGCGGTAATGTCGTCTCTGCCAACTCATGGGCCATCCGGCTGAAGCCAGAGCAGTCGTTCAACAACAGCTGA